A region of the Leptospira hartskeerlii genome:
GGTCGTTAGACGCCATAACGCTTGAAACGAATGCCGGACATCCTTGTCCGGCTTGATTTTAAGATATTATTTCCAGGAGAGATCAATCTTCTTATGCTTAGATGCACATTCGGCTAAGTAAAGATTAATTAAGTTTTGATATGGAATACCAGTTTTATCAGATAATCCTTTAAAGTAACCAATTGTATCAACGTCGACTCTGATTGTAATAGGCTTCTTCAATTTTTTAAGATAAGGGTTTTTCTTTGATTTTGAAAAATCGTATTCTTTCCTCATAAAAGTGCCTCGTATTGTTTTAATTCTAATTTTGTAGCTTTTCTTGCAGAAATAATTCGTATGATATCTTTTGATGATCTATAACAATGAGAAACCATTAAAAGATTTAACTTATGACTAAGTCCTAAAATAATGAATCTTTCTTCATTTTCGGAATGATCTGGATCGTTTATAATCCTGGCATTTTCATCATAGAAAACAGTTTTGGCTTCTTCAAATGATATTCCATGTTTTCTTTTATTAGACGTGCTTTTCGCAGGATCCCATTCGAAGTCGATTGACGACATATGTATATGGTCAATATACTATACATATAGATTGTGTCAACGTGAATTTATATAGAAAGATTAAAAGGTTAGGGGATTAACAGAGCGCCATCCGTGGCGCAGGAGCGTTACAGGCGTCTAACTATCGGCTTGGCGTTGCGCTTCGGGACGTTTACACGCCCTCGCTCCAGGCTTCGCCACATTTCGCTTTGTCACTCGTCTTGCGTGGCAAGCCTCGCGCCAAGTCCTTCGGA
Encoded here:
- a CDS encoding CopG family antitoxin; translated protein: MRKEYDFSKSKKNPYLKKLKKPITIRVDVDTIGYFKGLSDKTGIPYQNLINLYLAECASKHKKIDLSWK
- a CDS encoding BrnT family toxin, which translates into the protein MSSIDFEWDPAKSTSNKRKHGISFEEAKTVFYDENARIINDPDHSENEERFIILGLSHKLNLLMVSHCYRSSKDIIRIISARKATKLELKQYEALL